The Pontibacillus halophilus JSM 076056 = DSM 19796 genome has a segment encoding these proteins:
- a CDS encoding carbon starvation protein A yields the protein MSGIWLAVAGMIVFTFGYRLYSKFLAEKIYKLDATYVTPAHKLQDGVDYVPTNKFVLWGHHYTSVAGAAPIVGPAIAVYWGWLPAVLWVLLGTVFAAGVHDFGTLVVSVRNKGQSIGTIADKLIGQRAKILFLFIILLLVLMVNAVFAWVIANLFISFPASVLSVFIQIPLAIYIGYTVYKKKGNMLLLSVVALAVMYGTAVLASYVPFLQIDLVSYFGGEGSSTLFGMSATSMAFLIWIAILMVYVYIASTLPVWKLLQPRDYINSHQLVVGLLILYLGLVFTNPTITAPVTNGNADISWFPLLFITIACGAISGFHGLVSSGTSSKQLNNEKDARFVGYFGAVGEGTLALITIIAVITFFPTAGEFTATYSSFASASSSGLNVFVQGASVLAAGLGIPVQVASTIVSIIIVSFAATTLDSSVRLMRYIIAELGSEYNLSPLTKTHVATTVAVLSSAALTLIPQGPKGFGSGGYLLWPLFGTSNQLLAGISLLLISIWLKNQGRNYLPTIIPMAFLMFMTMWALIKQVVLEWSGVGAQDANWLLFIFGAIILMFALWITFTAISTLSKKTQQPSDLSV from the coding sequence TTGAGTGGTATTTGGTTAGCGGTAGCTGGGATGATTGTGTTTACGTTTGGGTATCGATTGTATTCTAAGTTTCTAGCAGAGAAGATTTACAAGTTGGATGCTACATACGTCACGCCTGCTCACAAGCTACAAGATGGTGTTGATTACGTACCTACGAACAAATTTGTTCTATGGGGCCATCATTATACATCTGTAGCTGGAGCGGCTCCGATTGTTGGTCCAGCGATTGCTGTATATTGGGGGTGGCTGCCAGCGGTATTGTGGGTGTTACTTGGCACAGTGTTCGCAGCTGGTGTACATGACTTTGGAACACTCGTTGTTTCTGTACGTAATAAAGGTCAATCGATTGGCACAATTGCAGACAAGCTGATAGGGCAACGTGCTAAGATCTTGTTTTTATTTATTATTCTATTGCTTGTTCTTATGGTGAACGCAGTGTTTGCTTGGGTTATTGCGAATCTATTCATCTCGTTTCCAGCGAGTGTCTTATCCGTGTTCATCCAAATACCTTTAGCGATTTATATTGGTTATACCGTCTATAAGAAGAAGGGGAATATGTTGCTGCTGTCCGTTGTTGCCTTGGCTGTGATGTATGGAACAGCGGTGCTAGCAAGTTATGTTCCGTTTCTGCAAATCGATCTTGTCAGCTATTTCGGTGGAGAGGGCTCGAGTACGTTATTTGGAATGAGTGCAACCTCGATGGCATTTCTGATCTGGATTGCCATTCTAATGGTGTATGTCTATATTGCATCAACTCTACCTGTTTGGAAGCTACTACAACCGAGAGACTATATTAATTCTCACCAACTTGTTGTTGGTCTTTTAATCTTGTATTTGGGCCTAGTATTTACGAACCCTACCATTACGGCTCCTGTAACGAACGGGAACGCAGACATATCCTGGTTTCCTCTTCTATTCATTACGATAGCATGTGGCGCGATCTCAGGCTTCCATGGTCTCGTATCATCAGGAACTTCTTCCAAACAATTAAATAATGAGAAAGATGCCAGGTTTGTCGGTTATTTTGGTGCGGTTGGTGAAGGGACGCTAGCTCTAATTACAATCATTGCTGTGATTACGTTCTTTCCTACGGCAGGTGAATTCACTGCGACCTATAGCAGTTTCGCAAGTGCAAGCTCAAGTGGGTTAAACGTTTTTGTGCAAGGCGCATCCGTTCTAGCAGCCGGACTCGGGATTCCTGTACAAGTAGCCTCCACCATCGTTTCGATTATTATTGTAAGCTTTGCTGCAACTACACTTGATTCATCTGTCCGCCTCATGAGATACATCATTGCAGAACTTGGGTCGGAATATAATCTCTCTCCACTTACTAAGACACATGTAGCAACTACAGTTGCCGTTCTATCAAGTGCAGCCTTAACGCTGATCCCACAAGGTCCAAAAGGCTTCGGGTCTGGGGGGTACCTTCTATGGCCACTATTTGGTACATCTAACCAACTACTAGCAGGGATTAGTCTTCTCCTCATTTCTATCTGGCTTAAGAACCAAGGCAGAAACTATTTGCCAACCATTATTCCAATGGCATTCCTCATGTTTATGACCATGTGGGCGCTTATTAAACAAGTGGTGTTGGAATGGTCGGGGGTAGGAGCTCAAGATGCAAATTGGCTCTTGTTTATCTTCGGTGCCATCATTTTAATGTTCGCTCTCTGGATTACCTTCACTGCGATTTCTACGTTATCGAAGAAGACGCAACAACCATCTGATTTATCAGTTTAA
- a CDS encoding DUF4212 domain-containing protein: MKKVDKKMADAYFRARTLSITIYLIIWFVVSFGVVLFAEPLSSITFNGIPLHYYMGAQGAILTFILLLFINAIVSDRIDKRFGIDEKRNEAISSGKTLDH, from the coding sequence TTGAAGAAAGTGGATAAGAAAATGGCTGATGCCTATTTCCGGGCTAGAACTCTTTCAATTACCATTTACTTGATTATTTGGTTCGTTGTTTCGTTCGGTGTCGTCTTATTTGCCGAGCCTTTATCATCCATTACATTTAACGGAATACCGTTGCACTATTACATGGGTGCTCAAGGTGCTATCTTAACGTTTATACTCCTTTTGTTCATTAACGCGATTGTTAGTGACCGAATTGATAAGAGATTTGGTATTGATGAGAAACGAAATGAAGCCATTAGTTCTGGTAAGACACTAGACCACTAA
- a CDS encoding sodium:solute symporter family protein, whose protein sequence is MDAQFLVSLSLIVATFALYIGIAFYNKAKATSDFYVAGRGVPPIFNGMAIGADWMSAASFIGLAGTVMLLGYDGLAYIMGWTGGYLLLTFLLAAQLRKYGRYTVPEFIGDRYKSNAARLIAALATIIISFTYSIGQLSGSGIVIGRLLEVDAAVGTLIGVVLIAFYSAFGGMKGITWTQVAQYVILIIAYLVPVIFMALQLTQNPIPWISYGEVISEIKTLDQELGISEYLVPFTEGSKWQFIALMFTLMAGTAGLPHVIVRFYTVSTMKAARWSGAWALLFIGLLYLSAPAYAAFSRFILMTNVAGQAINDLPAWTAAWIDTGKLSIADGNNDGILQWSELVISNDIVVMATPEIANLGIFVIGLMAAGAMAAALSTAGGLMIAISAALSHDIYYRSINPNASEKKRLAVGRWSIVIATVIAGLTALNPPGAITQIVAWAFALASGSFFPALLLGVWWKRSNGPGVIAGMVTGLTVTLTYIFLAKYGGFTILGIIDTGAGVFGAAAAIAANVTVSLLTKAPSKEIQEEVIDLRYPEQMTYKDGAVWMNDEN, encoded by the coding sequence ATGGATGCACAGTTCCTCGTTTCTTTATCACTGATTGTTGCAACTTTTGCTTTGTACATAGGAATTGCCTTCTATAACAAGGCAAAAGCTACATCAGACTTTTATGTGGCTGGCCGGGGTGTCCCACCGATCTTTAACGGGATGGCTATTGGAGCGGATTGGATGAGTGCCGCTTCATTCATTGGTCTTGCAGGGACGGTTATGTTACTTGGTTACGATGGATTAGCTTATATTATGGGATGGACAGGCGGTTATCTTCTCTTAACATTCCTACTAGCTGCCCAACTTCGTAAATACGGTCGCTATACAGTACCAGAGTTTATCGGAGATCGATATAAAAGTAACGCAGCTCGATTAATTGCGGCACTTGCTACAATCATCATCAGCTTCACCTATTCAATCGGTCAATTATCTGGTTCTGGCATTGTTATTGGAAGGTTATTGGAAGTGGATGCAGCGGTTGGTACCTTAATTGGAGTTGTACTCATTGCCTTTTATTCTGCATTTGGCGGTATGAAGGGAATTACCTGGACCCAGGTCGCTCAATACGTCATTTTAATTATCGCTTATTTAGTCCCAGTCATATTTATGGCGCTTCAACTAACACAGAATCCAATACCTTGGATCTCCTATGGGGAAGTCATAAGTGAGATTAAAACGTTAGATCAAGAACTAGGTATATCCGAATACCTTGTACCATTTACTGAAGGATCGAAATGGCAGTTTATTGCTTTAATGTTCACACTGATGGCAGGTACGGCAGGCCTCCCTCACGTCATCGTTCGCTTCTATACAGTCTCAACCATGAAAGCTGCACGATGGAGTGGTGCTTGGGCATTGTTATTCATCGGATTATTGTATCTATCAGCCCCTGCCTACGCTGCTTTCTCTCGGTTTATCTTAATGACAAATGTTGCCGGACAAGCCATCAACGACCTTCCAGCATGGACGGCTGCATGGATTGATACAGGTAAACTATCTATAGCAGATGGAAACAATGATGGAATTCTTCAATGGTCTGAACTTGTGATAAGCAATGATATTGTTGTAATGGCAACACCTGAAATTGCAAACTTAGGAATCTTCGTCATCGGGTTAATGGCGGCAGGTGCGATGGCAGCTGCGTTGTCTACTGCCGGTGGACTAATGATTGCGATCTCAGCCGCTCTCTCCCATGACATTTACTACCGCTCGATTAATCCTAATGCAAGCGAGAAGAAACGTTTGGCAGTGGGACGCTGGTCAATTGTAATCGCAACCGTCATTGCTGGATTGACAGCCTTGAACCCACCAGGTGCGATTACTCAAATTGTTGCATGGGCCTTTGCTCTTGCTTCCGGTTCGTTCTTCCCTGCACTATTATTGGGAGTATGGTGGAAGCGGTCTAATGGTCCAGGTGTCATTGCAGGTATGGTTACTGGATTGACAGTCACGCTCACCTATATCTTCTTAGCCAAGTACGGAGGCTTTACGATACTTGGTATTATTGATACGGGAGCTGGAGTGTTCGGAGCCGCCGCGGCCATCGCTGCCAACGTTACGGTGTCGTTGTTAACCAAGGCCCCATCTAAAGAAATCCAAGAAGAAGTCATCGACCTACGGTACCCTGAACAAATGACGTACAAAGACGGAGCAGTATGGATGAATGACGAGAACTAA
- a CDS encoding ABC transporter ATP-binding protein, with protein MNIQIEDLTKMYGTKAALNGVTVTFEENKFYGLLGKNGAGKTTLMHTIAGHILPSSGHLTIDGKHPFNNRDILKEICLINESSNFKKRLKVKDVLKIASLFYPNWSEETAESLLQKFHLERNLSTKGLSKGMESALGIIIGLASRTKITIFDEPYIGLDASARYLFYDVLLEEFQQHPRTIILSTHLIDEVSRLFEEVIALKDGEVMMQETAEQVIENSLQVSGKEEAVNRFVKGKRVIDEKTIMGMKTAELYGEGLSLEEAKSSGLEAERMTLQNVIVKLTEEEEEKVYA; from the coding sequence ATGAACATACAGATCGAGGATTTGACGAAGATGTACGGGACGAAGGCTGCCCTGAACGGGGTGACCGTCACATTTGAAGAGAATAAGTTTTATGGTCTGCTTGGGAAAAATGGGGCCGGCAAGACAACGTTGATGCATACGATTGCAGGACACATCCTTCCATCAAGCGGCCACCTTACGATTGATGGGAAACATCCGTTCAACAACCGGGACATCTTGAAAGAAATCTGCCTCATCAACGAGAGCAGCAACTTCAAAAAGAGGTTGAAAGTGAAAGATGTATTGAAGATTGCCTCCCTCTTTTACCCGAACTGGTCGGAAGAGACGGCGGAATCGCTGCTGCAGAAGTTCCACTTGGAACGGAACTTGAGTACAAAAGGGTTGTCGAAAGGGATGGAATCGGCACTTGGGATCATCATCGGCCTCGCCAGTAGAACGAAGATCACTATCTTTGATGAACCGTACATCGGTCTTGATGCATCCGCGAGATACCTGTTCTATGATGTCCTTCTGGAAGAGTTCCAACAGCATCCAAGGACAATTATTCTCTCCACCCACTTGATTGATGAAGTGAGCCGGTTGTTTGAAGAGGTGATTGCGCTTAAAGACGGGGAAGTGATGATGCAGGAAACAGCGGAGCAGGTGATTGAGAACAGCCTGCAGGTGAGCGGAAAAGAAGAAGCTGTCAACCGTTTTGTAAAAGGAAAACGCGTCATAGATGAGAAAACCATTATGGGAATGAAGACAGCGGAACTTTACGGGGAGGGTCTCTCCCTGGAAGAAGCCAAGTCATCAGGGTTGGAAGCGGAAAGAATGACCTTACAAAACGTCATAGTTAAGTTGACGGAGGAAGAGGAGGAAAAGGTGTATGCGTAA
- a CDS encoding GntR family transcriptional regulator: MDQNLTVDQPIFQQIAEKVKSGIMEGSIQENERIPSTNEFARFYQINPATAAKGINLLVDEGVIYKKRGIGMFVTEGAKDVIIQKRRTDFFHDYIVPLKEEASKLGISIHELKQLLEKEDIR, translated from the coding sequence ATGGATCAGAATCTAACGGTCGATCAACCGATCTTTCAACAGATTGCCGAGAAGGTGAAGTCTGGGATTATGGAGGGTTCGATTCAAGAGAATGAAAGGATTCCTTCGACAAATGAGTTTGCAAGATTTTATCAAATCAACCCTGCGACAGCGGCAAAGGGCATCAATTTACTTGTTGATGAAGGGGTCATTTACAAGAAGCGGGGGATTGGCATGTTTGTAACAGAAGGGGCGAAGGATGTCATTATACAAAAGCGGCGGACGGACTTTTTTCACGACTACATCGTTCCATTGAAGGAAGAAGCCTCGAAGCTCGGCATTTCCATTCATGAATTGAAGCAGTTACTGGAGAAGGAGGATATTCGATGA
- a CDS encoding SMI1/KNR4 family protein → MSKIKKLISQIGALSHCYVFEPIGLPKIDETKHILPEDLKEFYSLCGGLVLFENKDYPIYVVSPDKFVLANPIIVGELCKEDISSNWYIICNDGKDEYLTIDLEKDRLGKCYDSFFDRHGLVGESQIIATSFTDLLERLIDNKGHHWYWLRDDFKSLGDAYDDFESQ, encoded by the coding sequence ATGTCAAAGATAAAAAAATTAATTTCACAAATCGGGGCTCTATCCCACTGTTATGTCTTCGAACCAATTGGATTACCGAAGATTGATGAAACAAAGCATATTTTACCTGAAGATTTAAAAGAGTTTTATAGTCTTTGTGGGGGCTTAGTTTTATTCGAGAATAAGGATTATCCCATTTATGTTGTATCTCCAGATAAATTTGTATTGGCAAACCCAATTATAGTAGGAGAATTATGCAAGGAAGATATTTCATCAAATTGGTATATTATATGCAACGATGGTAAGGATGAATATTTAACGATTGACCTTGAAAAAGATAGATTAGGAAAATGTTATGATAGCTTCTTTGACCGACACGGACTTGTCGGAGAGTCACAAATCATTGCAACATCGTTCACAGATTTACTAGAAAGGCTTATAGATAATAAGGGGCATCATTGGTATTGGTTAAGGGATGATTTTAAATCACTAGGTGATGCATATGATGACTTTGAGTCACAATAA
- a CDS encoding GNAT family N-acetyltransferase: MEIDWVEISEVDTELFGKLMALYEQAFPVEVREPEEIFKISMKHGERNDFNNYRFLVGMEDEQIISFATGHYFAEINTGFIVYIVTNPSIRNRGLGSKTLTKLEELLIEDAFNADFSGLDRIVLETETREMVHTNEEKEACIKRNKFFERNKFTLTNMIDYKQPPLHKGDISIPLNLFEKKYKGGETTKETLEEIIIVLFKEKYYDINKIDKSVLINCIREMGVESRYINFH, translated from the coding sequence TTGGAAATAGATTGGGTTGAAATATCAGAAGTTGATACAGAGCTGTTCGGTAAATTAATGGCCTTATACGAGCAAGCTTTTCCGGTTGAAGTTAGAGAGCCTGAAGAGATTTTTAAAATAAGTATGAAGCATGGTGAAAGGAATGATTTTAATAATTATAGGTTTCTAGTTGGCATGGAAGATGAACAAATCATTTCATTTGCCACAGGGCATTATTTTGCTGAAATCAACACTGGTTTTATCGTATACATTGTTACCAACCCATCGATAAGAAATCGCGGTCTAGGCTCTAAAACGTTAACCAAACTTGAAGAATTGCTTATTGAAGATGCTTTCAATGCTGATTTTAGTGGCCTGGATAGAATAGTGTTAGAAACAGAGACTAGAGAAATGGTTCACACAAATGAAGAAAAAGAGGCTTGTATTAAACGGAATAAGTTTTTTGAAAGAAACAAGTTTACCTTAACTAATATGATTGATTATAAGCAGCCTCCATTGCATAAAGGCGATATCTCAATTCCCTTGAACTTGTTTGAGAAAAAATATAAAGGTGGAGAGACAACAAAGGAAACGTTAGAAGAAATCATTATAGTTTTGTTCAAAGAGAAATACTACGACATAAATAAAATTGATAAGTCTGTTCTGATTAACTGTATAAGGGAAATGGGGGTGGAGAGTAGGTACATAAATTTCCATTGA
- a CDS encoding SDR family NAD(P)-dependent oxidoreductase, which yields MKILITGATDGIGLATARMLVDQGHEVMLHGRNDKKLSDMAAELGVENTEQYVADLSQMAEVNKLAKEVAAEHDRLDVLINNAGVYSSPALITGDGLDIRFAVNTVAPYMLTKALLPLMDESSRVVNLSSAAQQPLDAEALTGKAKLEDGEAYAQSKLAITMWTYGLSQHVAPVVVAVNPMSLLGSKMVKNAFGLDGKDINIGAEILCRAALSDTFRDATGKYFDNDIGEFGDPHPDAQDREKCAALIQQLDAIIQ from the coding sequence ATGAAAATTTTAATCACAGGTGCGACAGATGGTATCGGATTAGCAACGGCGAGGATGTTAGTGGACCAAGGTCATGAGGTAATGCTGCACGGCCGCAACGATAAGAAGCTGTCGGATATGGCAGCGGAGCTCGGTGTAGAAAATACGGAGCAGTACGTGGCGGATTTGTCGCAGATGGCGGAAGTGAATAAGTTGGCAAAAGAGGTAGCGGCTGAACACGACCGATTGGACGTCCTGATCAATAATGCCGGCGTGTACAGTTCGCCGGCATTGATAACCGGGGACGGTTTGGATATCCGGTTTGCAGTGAATACGGTTGCGCCTTACATGTTGACGAAAGCCTTGCTTCCATTGATGGACGAATCGAGCCGCGTCGTCAATCTGTCTTCAGCAGCTCAGCAACCCTTGGATGCGGAAGCTCTAACGGGTAAGGCGAAGCTCGAAGATGGGGAGGCATATGCGCAAAGTAAACTTGCCATCACGATGTGGACGTATGGGCTTTCCCAACATGTCGCACCGGTTGTCGTTGCGGTGAATCCGATGTCGTTGTTAGGTAGTAAAATGGTGAAAAACGCGTTCGGTCTGGACGGGAAAGATATCAATATCGGAGCGGAGATCCTGTGTCGTGCTGCCCTGTCGGATACGTTCCGGGATGCAACAGGGAAGTATTTCGATAATGATATCGGAGAGTTCGGCGATCCGCATCCGGATGCTCAGGACCGCGAGAAGTGTGCGGCACTCATCCAACAATTGGACGCCATCATTCAATAG
- a CDS encoding putative quinol monooxygenase, with amino-acid sequence MKTNKNIIWRIEGKIKDGRRDEYEALMEEMVAEVQKEKGTTNYEWTIAPDGETLHVYERYKDADAAVVHLGTWAKFQERCMDVTDITQLTIFSELTQELEEAVAARNPLYMKPIGGFAK; translated from the coding sequence ATGAAAACGAATAAAAATATTATCTGGAGAATCGAAGGTAAAATCAAAGACGGACGCAGAGACGAATACGAAGCACTGATGGAAGAAATGGTAGCGGAAGTACAGAAAGAAAAAGGAACGACCAACTATGAGTGGACAATCGCACCAGACGGTGAAACGTTGCACGTATATGAGCGATATAAAGATGCGGATGCTGCGGTCGTACACCTTGGTACATGGGCGAAGTTCCAAGAAAGATGTATGGATGTCACCGACATTACGCAGTTGACGATTTTCAGCGAGCTGACACAAGAATTGGAAGAAGCGGTTGCAGCGAGGAATCCGCTCTACATGAAACCGATCGGTGGATTTGCTAAATAA
- a CDS encoding oxygen-insensitive NAD(P)H-dependent nitroreductase NfsB, whose product MELMKALTNRYSTKEFDKTKSIPDEDIEKIKSLLQLAPSSTNVQPWHFIVASTEEGKKRVASAAQGDFSFNEPKILDASAVVVFATKTEISDEFLYHIADKEDRDGRFEEEKFKEGTHAARKMFVDLHKYDFKDLQHWSEKQVYLNLGSFLLGVSDMGIDAVPMEGLDMKALDKEFGLREKGFTSCVVVGLGYRASSDFNATLPKSRLDQSEIIEVV is encoded by the coding sequence ATGGAACTGATGAAAGCTTTGACAAATAGATACTCAACGAAGGAATTCGATAAGACGAAGAGCATTCCGGATGAGGATATAGAGAAAATCAAATCCTTACTGCAATTGGCACCATCATCGACGAATGTTCAGCCGTGGCATTTCATCGTCGCTTCAACGGAAGAAGGGAAGAAGCGCGTAGCGAGTGCTGCACAAGGGGATTTCAGCTTCAATGAACCGAAAATCCTGGATGCCTCAGCGGTCGTGGTCTTCGCTACCAAGACGGAGATCTCAGATGAATTCCTGTATCATATAGCGGATAAGGAAGACCGCGACGGACGCTTTGAGGAAGAGAAGTTCAAAGAGGGGACGCATGCTGCGAGGAAAATGTTCGTCGACCTGCACAAATACGACTTTAAGGATCTTCAGCATTGGTCTGAAAAACAGGTGTATCTGAACCTCGGAAGTTTCTTGCTCGGGGTATCGGATATGGGCATCGATGCAGTCCCGATGGAAGGATTGGATATGAAGGCACTGGATAAGGAGTTCGGCCTTCGCGAGAAAGGGTTCACTTCATGTGTGGTCGTAGGACTGGGGTATCGCGCTTCATCCGACTTCAATGCGACCCTGCCGAAATCACGCCTGGACCAATCCGAAATCATCGAGGTAGTGTAA
- a CDS encoding winged helix-turn-helix transcriptional regulator, translated as MTEKNNKLFYCNVELSLDIIGGKWKPLIIHHIGGAGVIRYGELKRKVPNINERVLSRQLRELEDASIICRKVYDEVPPRVEYSLKEMGETLVPILNELGSWGIEYNQKFDYGEIHFEDEYDQ; from the coding sequence ATGACAGAGAAGAATAATAAGTTATTTTATTGTAACGTAGAGTTATCACTGGATATTATAGGCGGCAAATGGAAGCCACTTATCATTCACCATATAGGCGGTGCCGGTGTGATCAGATACGGTGAACTGAAAAGGAAGGTCCCGAATATCAATGAGAGGGTACTATCCCGGCAGCTGAGGGAACTGGAGGATGCCAGCATCATATGTCGAAAAGTGTATGATGAAGTGCCACCTAGAGTGGAGTACTCCCTGAAGGAGATGGGAGAGACATTGGTCCCCATTCTTAATGAATTAGGGTCATGGGGGATTGAGTACAATCAGAAATTCGATTATGGAGAAATCCATTTTGAAGATGAATATGATCAATGA